From the genome of Fusarium fujikuroi IMI 58289 draft genome, chromosome FFUJ_chr06:
catttttcttcttggtatGCTCGGGCTGGGATCTTTGAGGTCCGTGTGTACCTGGACGCCTGGTGAGGGCCTACAGAAGCCGACTGACTGATGGTGAGGGCGGTTGGAAAGTGTTCACCTGCCACGTTGTATGCGTCCACTCACACTCCTAGTAGACACACTTCTCTCCTATGTGACTCTCTAACTAAACGTTCTTGCCTTGGGAACTACCAGGATCACAGCACCTTAAAACACCCCCATTACCacaaccatcatcatcaatgtcaagCAGCATCTGCCCTTCGATTTTGGGCCACCAGGGACGCCTTCCGGACGCCGTCCCCGTTGTGCGTTCGACGCCTTCAGGGGTTGCATGAGAAACAGAGTCCAGCTGGTCGGATCCCGCCACTGCCACAGCCGGGATACCAGGCTGCCAGGGTTGCAGATGGCTTCTCCAAAAGACAGCCATGACAAGCTAAAGCAGAAGCCAAAAGCGCCCATCAGCCTGGCCCTTTAGAAAATCATTGCGATTTGCTTTAGAAGCATAGGCTGTTGGCCGAAAGCCCAGGAGTTTGGCATTCTAGCCATCCCCGGGTCTGGAAGACGAGGCTGGCATTCATTCACAGACAAGAGAATGAGGTGGTAGTGTACTGGAGTGTCCCAACAAATGATGACAGGGGAGACCAAGAGCTACAGGAGAACTGCGAGTTGTTGATGGGAGCAAACCCAAGAGCAGCTTAACAAGAGGACAAACATCAAAGTGAAAGTTGTGCTCCATCAtcataggtaggtattttaCGGGAGGGATTTGCGTGCCATCCACTCAAAGCAAGCATCAGCCGCTTTCCCACCCCCTGGTACCCGATCTCGCCCAAGCCACGCAGTAAAAAGTAGGGACGGGGATGGAGATCCCGTGTGCCAGAACACACAGTAGACGATGATCAACATAGCCAAACTTCTGACTAGACCACATGTCAAGAAGAGCTCGATCTATAGTTTTTTGTCATTTGAACTGTTATGGATGAGGCTTGATGTAGATAGACTCCTGCACCGGCGAACCATTCATGCTTCGACGAAGCTCAGTCTCGACTACTTGCCACCGCAGCAAATCGCAAATTATGACCACAGCAGACCATCAATGAGCTGAACCGATGGAAATGTGCTTTGTCGTGTAGTGCACTGCAGGATTTTCGTGGTGCATGGTTTCCGACTCTCCTCTTTCTCACTCCATCCTCAGGTTGGACGGAGAGCATTCGCATTTGCAGCTTACGCAGGTACTTGAGTACTTTGTCAATGGTTATGGTTGAGGGGGAGCTATCCCACGCTTGTGTCGTTGCCTCTTGTCTCCCCCAGTTGAGCATAACTCGCACAATTGCTTCCTATGTTGATGTTTGTGCCTTTGAATGAATGTCTCGTCCTTGGTTGTACCCACACCTACAAAGTTTCCACCCATGCCATTCCAGGTCTCACCCCTGTTCTTCTTTCCGGCTCCAGTTCCGGCCtactggtggtggtggtggtagtggtagtggTACCAGCAGGCAGTCCAGTCATCCATCCAGCTGCCAATGCCCAAGGTGGTGGGCATCCATCCTCGTCTAGAGATGTGATGGAAACACACTAATAGATGAGTGTAATGCCTGTACGGCGGCCATGATAAAGCCCTCCCTCGTTGCTATCACGACCAACCTTGGCTTTTGAGTTGAATGCGTGCTTTCGTCTGTTTATGAACTTTAACTCTATGTTCCCCTCATTTGCCCGCAGATGGCAGCGGCCAAATTATGATTGCAAgcaaaggtaaggtaagaaaGGTACTTGAGCAGGTACTTGGCCGTAGGTACAGGAGGTACTTCAGCTTCCCTCAGGTCGGTCTTGGAACAACACCTGGGCCCATGATTCTTTCAGCCCTCCCGCGCTAGTCGGTTTTAGTGCCAGTTGTCTGTCCTCAGAGATCCCGTCTCAGTGAGGGCCTAGCAGGGATGGGTGCTAGCACTAGACCCAGATAGACGCCAAGGCGAGAAGCTACGGCCTGGGCAATTGAGGTCCCCTGCTAGCGCTCGAGTCTCGCTAGTCTCACTCTGTTTTAGCTAAGGCTAGGCTCGTTTTTGTTGGTCCTGGCTCAGAGCTGGCCCCTGCGCTCGTTCACTTTCATCTCGTTCCCCTGCTCAGCTCTCGCACCTCCGTGGCGTTAGTAAATGCTTCCTTCTTGCATCGAGGCAGAGGCCCTGACCAGATATACATATTACACCAGAGAACGCCAAAGCGCCACCCTGGGTAAAGAAACCTTATTGAAAGTCTGTGGACTTTTCATTGACGACACCCCAAAAACCCCCAGTCAACCCCATCATCCCGATCCGAATCTCGACAACATCGTGACTACTTTACAGTACTTTCAGCTAACCCAGAGGTATTCATCTACCTTGATCCTCCTCCATTTTTCAGCTTGCCCTTtcccctccttctccttctttctttttttcaaTTCAAGCTTTCCAAGTGTGCCTctactcatcatcatcttcggcCTTACACTGCCTACCACTGTCCTTTGCGATTTGTCAATGTCGTTTAAAGTTCGTCTATGAGATCAAGATAACTTCATCCGGGCAATCAACTCTTTTGTATTCCACCGAGTTATACTATACATCGCGTATCTACTTCACCTTGCGCACGAAAAACTCACCACTCCCTCGCAACATCAGTGATACAGCAGTGGCGGAATACGACCCCTCTTTGCTGTGACGAGAAGTCTTTCCAAGAGTCATTCTGCCAACACGAACTCAGCCTCGATACCGGGCAAGAGTTGCTCAAGTTCCCCCTCCTGTATAAAAGTACCTTTTTGGGAGCTCCTCGGCCCGCCATCAACTATACTCCTCAACTCCAAGATCACACGAACAACTCTAATATCCCCTCTCTGCCTCCTGTGGTCCACGGCGGCTATATAAGCCTTCGTGCTCCTCCGTGGCATATTTTTACCTCTGGCAACGAACAAAGCAAAGCGTTAAACTCTTGCAACCACTCCAAATTTATGTCAATGGAGGGAGCTAGTTTCTCTTCACGGCGTCCCGCCGCAGGCGCCCTGCCTGCCATGACACTTCCGCCACCGACAACAGATGTTCCAAGTATGGCCAAATACCCTCTCTACCCTTCTTTCCCAGGTAACTCGTCAGAGTCCTTTCAGTGCTCCCGGGAGAGCGAGCCGGTTGGATATTCATATCCGTCGTCTTACTCTCCCCTTCCTGGTCCCTTTCCAGATCGCCGCATCTCGTCTTCGCCCAGTATTCTGACCCCTTCGCCAGGAGCCAGTGATGGCCTGAGCCCCAGTCTTTCCAGCGTCAATACCGGGAGTTCCCAGGGTTCTCAAGCACCAGGCAACATGTATCAATATGGACAACTTCCCGCGGCATGGGCTACACCAAGCAACTCCTCGTATACCGTCAGCTCTGCGACCCAGGCTCAGCCAGCCCTTGGTCAACAGCACTTTGCTGGACGAACCCACCCAATTTACAACCAAGGTTCCGGAATGCATCAATATAACCACCCTCGAAGTTCTCAGTCGCCGGCTACTGGAGGTGACGGACTCCCGGCACCCCCTTACGATCAAGTGCATCAACCCTTCCAGACTTCGATCTCGGGCGGAGGTGGCCAGACTACTCCACCAGGCCTCTCGACATCTCAACAGGCTCAGGGTGGAATTCTGACTTCGCAGGGCTCGGTAGCGACGCAACCCCCTACTCCTTCGAGTGTTTCGGCACGCGTCGATTCATATACGCACTCGAGGCCCCCCAGCACACCGAACTACTATACGTCATCTGCATCTCAGCAGTCTAGCTATCAACCATATGGTCACCAGCCTTCACCGACCCAGCATACCTCTTCTAATGGCGGCCCTGTGCCTAGGGGCCTTGGATCGATGTCAGGCCAGCCGCATGGTGCTGGCA
Proteins encoded in this window:
- a CDS encoding related to finger protein is translated as MTLPPPTTDVPSMAKYPLYPSFPGNSSESFQCSRESEPVGYSYPSSYSPLPGPFPDRRISSSPSILTPSPGASDGLSPSLSSVNTGSSQGSQAPGNMYQYGQLPAAWATPSNSSYTVSSATQAQPALGQQHFAGRTHPIYNQGSGMHQYNHPRSSQSPATGGDGLPAPPYDQVHQPFQTSISGGGGQTTPPGLSTSQQAQGGILTSQGSVATQPPTPSSVSARVDSYTHSRPPSTPNYYTSSASQQSSYQPYGHQPSPTQHTSSNGGPVPRGLGSMSGQPHGAGMAPPGSYRPYAPYQPLPTMGGSVLSNIHQPGSQMSMIPGMPVNTYGHPMLYGGQGQPPPTQSERPFKCDQCVQSFSRNHDLKRHKRIHLAVKPFPCTFCSKSFSRKDALKRHRLVKGCETKNNENSGDGNGADRSGEDNDSPEVKREQ